The following is a genomic window from Nitrosomonas communis.
GGATGCATTCACGATATCTATCTCACCGTGGCAAAATTTTTTGAAACCGCCACCACTACCAGAGATATTAACCATCACTTTGACAGCATCTTTTTTGGCTACCTGGAAATCCTTCGCTATCGCTTTGGTAATGGGATAGACGGTACTGGAGCCATCTATTTTGACAATTGGCTGAGCACTCGCAATATCGGCAGAACCGATTAAGGCACTCATTAAGATAAACACACTCAGCACTTTAAGGTTGTGCACTTGCAACATTTTATCCTCCTTTTGTTTGAGATACCGTTTTCGAGCAGCTTGCTTTAGAGCAGCTTCAGTACTATAAATATAAGAATATTAATAATTTTTTATAGATGTTGAACATGTCCGTTTTCCGATTGTTCAAAACTTAAATTACATACTCTTTCTGAATCAGAAACTAACACTTAAGCAAGCGCACTATAGTTCTAGAATCACTACCTCACCGCACAATCAATTGCCGATCTAGATTTAGTGCACAACTACTCTTCATATCCAGCCGAGAATTCAGTAAATAATCCAATATTCTCGGCGTGTGAAAAACTTTAGCAGTGTGTTTTCTTTATCCCCGCTCAGAAATCAACTGTAATCTGTGACAGGAATGCAGCAAAATCGCCATTATCCCATCCGCGAGTACGTGCACCGGCACCACCAGAATAACCTTGAGTATCGGTAGTGGGAGCTCCAGATGTGTCGATATCCAGCAAATAAACGATATTGTTCTGAAATTTGACGTTCGAATGAGGATACCAATTTAGGCCAAACCTAAACATTGAAGCTCGCCCCCCTCTGATGACACCAGAGTTCATGTCAATATAATCATAACCCGCAGCAACCTCCCATGCACCAAAACCTGAGCCGTTCCAATTAAACGGTTTCTTGGGTTTAATCCGGTTTGCTGCACCATTTCTAACATGATAAGCCTTAGATTCACCAGTCAGGAAGTAGCTCACAAAACCGTAGTAACCAGTCAAATGCTCATTGTCATAACCGACGCCATTGATATTGGTACGTAAAAACTCAGCTTGCGCTGAAAATGGCCCATAAACTAACCAGGACTCTGCCCCGTAACGATCAAAACTAGAGATCTGGCGACGATTCGGATCAGTTAATGCACCATTACTGAGGTTTCCGGTATTCAGAATATTGGTACGATCAACGTTTGTTCCCGGGAATGCTGTGAACGACATTCCGCCCCCTCCTCCGCCTGATCCCTCACCCACCATGGTGCCATCAGCCCGGTACTGAGTATTGACGTCAGTATGACCCGCAGAGATACCCACATGCAGGAATTTGGTCTCATCTTCCATCCACGGCCTGCCAGTGATACGCCCGATCGCTGTCCAGCCCGTATCGCCAGAGCCGTTATTGCGACTCTGATTGCCGTTAGCGTTGACCGAGGTGGAAGCCGATGACCATCCACCAACAGGTTCTGTTTGAAAGGCAATTCCCGTCTGCCAACGCGGAACGGCATAATTGACACCTATCCCTGTTTTGTAAGTATTAGGGTTGTCGACGAAAGAGTTAACTGCCATATGACGTTCAATAAAGGTAAGAAAACGGTTACTCGCCGCTTCTTCCAAGCTGAATGGTTCCTTGAACGAACCAATTTTGTAGGATAATGCATCAGTATGGTTCAGCCGCACAAAAGCATCGGTAATTCCAGAGGCTACCGTACCATTGCCACGACTAAAATCGAACTCAAATTTATAATCCCATATTTTGAAAAAAGTACCTTCTACGCCAAGACGTGCCCGGCGGATATTCGCACCGCTATTCAGTTCATTGGGTGTACTATGACCAAAAGCCGGATTAGGATCGTTGATAAAATTGTATTGTGCGGCTGGTTGGATACGTCCATTCACAGCAAATGAGAAATTGCCGTCTTTAGTTTTAAAGTGCAAACCCCGATCATCAAACTCCATATGAACTTTTTCGGCTTCCTTGACGCGTTCTTCAAGCACTGAAACCTTGTCGGCAAGGTTCTCATTCGCAGCTTTATCCGCCACCTCCGTGGTCTGATCTTTACGGCTGGGAGTTAATTCAGCCGACTCAGTTTTGCTCGGTGACTCTGCTGAAGTCTGTGACGGTGCTGATCGTACTTTTGGTGTTTCAGTTTTTGCAGGCACATCTTCAGATTTTACAAACGTACCCAACAGTACTCGACCAGGCCCCGGTTCAGCAAAAATTTGCTTGGTATTGGTATCGACGTAAAGCTCTAAAGCCATAACGTCTGAAACAACTCCGGCACTCAAGACCAAAGAGAGTGCTAGCGCTTGCTTGAATATCCTCATGTTCTGTCCTAAATGAATTGTCATTAGGGACAGCATGTTAGAGGATCAATATTACAGATTTATGACATTCGTGACGAAACTTGGAAAGTAAATAAGCCGATCAAAACCTGAAGAATTGGAAATCACTCTTTATTAACAGGATTCAACCAGGAGACTAACTATACTAAGTAAGATTTGAATCAGTAAGTGAAACAACAAGTAGTACAAAGCGCACGGAGGACGCTTGCTCAAAAAGCGAGCGTTTGATGCCTCAGCCATTGAGAAGCCAATCAAAATAGTCTCCGGCTTTGCCGGAAACTATCTATTTTATAAGCGCCTTTCCAGTTTGACGACGTCATCAATGCTAAGATCCAATTTGCTCTCACCACCAAAGACGGTCCCTACTTTTCTTTGCTTAAGGTGATCGAGGTTCAACTGATAAATCTCTGCCGGCAAAGGAAAGTATTTAACTTCTTTTACGAGGGCGGGTGCATTTTTCATATAGAAATTGACGAATTCATTCACTTCCGGCTTATCTGCCGCTTTGGCATTGACATAAATAAAGATCGGGCGAGATAAGGGTTGATAACTGCCATTTTCTACTGTTTCTGCTGAAGGAATAACACCGCCCTTACCATTATCGATCGCAGCAGCATTAACTTTCTTCTTGTTCTCAGTGTAATAGGCAAAACCAAAGAAACCCAGGCTATACTTATCCGTTGCGATCCCTTGTACCAGTACGTTATCATCTTCAGACGCAGTAAAGTCGCCGCGGCTCGATTTTGCCTTACCCACAATGGCTTCTGTAAAATAATCGAATGTTCCGGAATCCGCACCTGCACCAAATAACTTGATTTTTTCATCAGGCCAGGCCGGATTGACCTGATTCCATTTGGTTATTTTTCCCTGTGCCGACGGCTCCCATATTTTTTTCAGCTCGGCAACAGTGATCGTTCTGCTCCAGGTATTCTGGGGATTAATGGCGACGGTTAAGGCATCAAAAGCAATTGGCATTTCTATATACTGAACACCTGCTGCTTTGCAAGCTTCCATTTCAGAATGCTGGATTGGTCTCGAGGCATTAACGATATCGATTTCTCCTCGACAAAACTTCTTAAACCCACCGCCTGTCCCCGATATACCTACTGTTACCCGAACGCCACCTTTTTTAGCGATCTGAAAATCTTCCGCAACGGCTTCTGTAATGGGATAAACCGTACTAGAACCATCCATCGTCACAACAGGACCGGCATGGGCTGGGTTATTCATCGTGATCGCCGTTGTCAAGGTCATCACGAAAGGGATAATTTTGAGTAGGTGTGATTTCAAAGTAAGTTCCTCCGTACATAATTAGCGCTGCAAATTAATGATATCACTTAGTAAAATAAGCCATTCCATTTCCAAATCAAACATGACGCGAGGCGAACCACAGACAGTATCCATCATAAGACAAGGTAAAGCCGACAAAGTCAGTTTTGATGTAGAAACGGAATAACGAATACTAGTAGATAAATATTGCAAAATTGTGACAAGCTACTGAAAGCTTACTATTCACAGATTATCCGGCTTGCAGGCGCCCTTTCAGTGTACCCCAGCAGCTACTCATGCGGAGTTTTGTTAAAAAAACAATCGCTCTAACTCTACTCCCGGATCGTCTGCGCGCATAAATGTCTCCCCTACCAAAAACGTATTGACCTGATGCGCCTGCATCAAGGCGACATCATCACGTGTTTTAATGCCGCTTTCAGTCACAACAATCTTTTCCTCCGGAATTTGTTCGAGCAATTTCAAAGTCGTATCCAGGCGTGTTTCAAAAGTACGCAAATTGCGATTGTTGATCCCGATCAGCGGCGTAGCCAACTGCAAGGCAAGTTCAAGTTCATCGGCATCGTGCACTTCAACCAGTACTGCCATTCCGAGCGAGTGCGCCAGTAATTCGAGTTGATGCATACGTGCCAGTGGATCAGACGCCTGCTCTTCATCGGGATAAGGAAACAGCTGAAAAGCAGAAACGATCAGCAGAATACAATCTGCTCCCATGGCGCGCGATTCAAATACCTGATAATCATCCAGAAGGAAGTCCTTACGCAACACCGGTAGCTCACAGGCTGCGCGCGCCTGTTTTAAATAATCCGCACTCCCCATAAAGAACTGTTTGTCTGTCAAAACAGATAGGCAAGCTGCACCATGGCTGGCATAACTTGCCGCAATTTCTGCCGGATCAAAACCTTCGATCTCGGCACCCTGTGTATTCCCCATGGTCAAGTCAGAAGAAGCTGCTGATGTGACCCGCCCACGCAACAATCCCTTGCTTGGGCTCGCCTGTTTTATTTCAGCAATTACCGCAGGAAATCCCTGCTTAATTTTGCTGTGAATAGCACCAACAAAATCACGTGCAGGATTTGCCGCTTCAGCTTCTGCTTGTATTACGGATAATGGTTTCGATACCTTGGCTGCTGCCACTTCTTGCACTTTAACGGTAAGAATTTTATTCAGAATGTCAGACATGCTTGCATCCTAGCTACTTTTATGATGAGAAAATTCAATTAAATCCTGCATCTTTTTCCTGGCTGCCCCACTTGCGAGAACATCCCGTGCTTTTTCGATCCCTTCGGCAAGCGATGACGTCATTCCCGCCACGTAAATCGCTGCGCCTGCATTCAATAAAACAATGTCTCTCGCGTGACCAGGTTGATTATCCAGCACAGCGAGCAGCATTTCTTTGGCATGGATTAGATCGGTTACTTTAATCGTTTCAATCGGTGCACTGGCAATCCCAAAATCCTCTGGCTGGATGGTATATTCATAAATTTCACCCTGCTTAAGTTCGCCTACTCTGGTTTCCCCGGTAATCGTGATCTCATCCAGACCATCATAACCGTGCACGACCATGACATGATGGCTACCCAGCCGTTGTAGCACGCGCGTAATAAGGCTGACCAGCTTCGCATCAAACACACCTAATAGCTGATTTCTGGCACCGGCAGGATTAGTCAGTGGCCCCAGAATATTGAATAAGGTGCGCACCCCCAGTTCTCGCCGCACCGGAGCAGCATGCTTCATGGCATGATGAAAATTAGGTGCAAACATGAAACCGACACCGATGCGATCAATTGACCGGG
Proteins encoded in this region:
- a CDS encoding OprO/OprP family phosphate-selective porin gives rise to the protein MTIHLGQNMRIFKQALALSLVLSAGVVSDVMALELYVDTNTKQIFAEPGPGRVLLGTFVKSEDVPAKTETPKVRSAPSQTSAESPSKTESAELTPSRKDQTTEVADKAANENLADKVSVLEERVKEAEKVHMEFDDRGLHFKTKDGNFSFAVNGRIQPAAQYNFINDPNPAFGHSTPNELNSGANIRRARLGVEGTFFKIWDYKFEFDFSRGNGTVASGITDAFVRLNHTDALSYKIGSFKEPFSLEEAASNRFLTFIERHMAVNSFVDNPNTYKTGIGVNYAVPRWQTGIAFQTEPVGGWSSASTSVNANGNQSRNNGSGDTGWTAIGRITGRPWMEDETKFLHVGISAGHTDVNTQYRADGTMVGEGSGGGGGGMSFTAFPGTNVDRTNILNTGNLSNGALTDPNRRQISSFDRYGAESWLVYGPFSAQAEFLRTNINGVGYDNEHLTGYYGFVSYFLTGESKAYHVRNGAANRIKPKKPFNWNGSGFGAWEVAAGYDYIDMNSGVIRGGRASMFRFGLNWYPHSNVKFQNNIVYLLDIDTSGAPTTDTQGYSGGAGARTRGWDNGDFAAFLSQITVDF
- a CDS encoding PstS family phosphate ABC transporter substrate-binding protein; translated protein: MTLTTAITMNNPAHAGPVVTMDGSSTVYPITEAVAEDFQIAKKGGVRVTVGISGTGGGFKKFCRGEIDIVNASRPIQHSEMEACKAAGVQYIEMPIAFDALTVAINPQNTWSRTITVAELKKIWEPSAQGKITKWNQVNPAWPDEKIKLFGAGADSGTFDYFTEAIVGKAKSSRGDFTASEDDNVLVQGIATDKYSLGFFGFAYYTENKKKVNAAAIDNGKGGVIPSAETVENGSYQPLSRPIFIYVNAKAADKPEVNEFVNFYMKNAPALVKEVKYFPLPAEIYQLNLDHLKQRKVGTVFGGESKLDLSIDDVVKLERRL
- a CDS encoding indole-3-glycerol phosphate synthase TrpC, whose amino-acid sequence is MSDILNKILTVKVQEVAAAKVSKPLSVIQAEAEAANPARDFVGAIHSKIKQGFPAVIAEIKQASPSKGLLRGRVTSAASSDLTMGNTQGAEIEGFDPAEIAASYASHGAACLSVLTDKQFFMGSADYLKQARAACELPVLRKDFLLDDYQVFESRAMGADCILLIVSAFQLFPYPDEEQASDPLARMHQLELLAHSLGMAVLVEVHDADELELALQLATPLIGINNRNLRTFETRLDTTLKLLEQIPEEKIVVTESGIKTRDDVALMQAHQVNTFLVGETFMRADDPGVELERLFF
- the trpD gene encoding anthranilate phosphoribosyltransferase — encoded protein: MSPQAILTRLIEQREIPYDDMLALMRKIMAGELSPALIAAIITGLRVKKETIEEIAAAAQVMREFAERVDVSDLTHLVDTCGTGGDTSHTFNVSTASAFVAAAAGAQVAKHGGRSVSSKSGSADVLEAIGINLDQTPQQIARSIDRIGVGFMFAPNFHHAMKHAAPVRRELGVRTLFNILGPLTNPAGARNQLLGVFDAKLVSLITRVLQRLGSHHVMVVHGYDGLDEITITGETRVGELKQGEIYEYTIQPEDFGIASAPIETIKVTDLIHAKEMLLAVLDNQPGHARDIVLLNAGAAIYVAGMTSSLAEGIEKARDVLASGAARKKMQDLIEFSHHKSS